One window of the Cryptomeria japonica chromosome 7, Sugi_1.0, whole genome shotgun sequence genome contains the following:
- the LOC131856778 gene encoding uncharacterized protein LOC131856778, whose amino-acid sequence MWYNIEIKVGSASAAQGKLVSLGHPDPPLDFKNTEDSTKLGHKILNAELEKTVGDKMVKSWNSFFANKPTGKSTFPSVEDISDRKDKVKANKDDPLVENAHISEDDDNFESDEDSTNPPPKRKSRLSKKVEEDTEETVDPKQEQEKEEKDKKSKDIVIVDDESGSSSVQHSSRCRTRRNAKELELKTKGNQQVQERKDLKEAANAMMMLVKDAEDTIKIFT is encoded by the exons ATGTGGTACAATATAGAAATAAAAGTTGGATCTG CCTCTGCAGCTCAAGGAAAACTTGTCTCTTTGGGGCATCCGGACCCTCCTCTTGACTTTAAAAATACTGAAGATTCTACAAAGTTGGGTCACAAGATTTTGAATGCGGAGCTGGAAAAGACAGTTGGAGACAAGATGGTTAAATCCTGGAATAGTTTCTTTGCAAATAAGCCTACTGGTAAATCTACCTTTCCCtctgtggaagatatttctgatagaaaG GATAAAGTTAAGGCCAATAAGGATGATCCCCTTGTGGAGAATGCTCATATCTCTGAGGATGATGACAATTTTGAGTCTGATGAGGATTCTACCAATCCTCCCCCTAAAAGGAAATCGAGGCTTAGTAAGAAAGTTGAAGAAGACACTGAAGAGACAGTTGATCCTAAGCaagagcaggagaaggag GAGAAGGATAAGAAGAGTAAAGACAttgtgattgttgatgatgagtcGGGTTCTAGCTCTGTCCAGCATTCTTCCAGATGCAGAACTAGGCGaaatgctaaagagttggagttgaagactaaaggtaatcaacAGGTGCAGGAAAGAAAAGACCTTAAAGAGGCAGCAAATGCTATGATGATGCTTGTCAAGGATGCTGAGGATACCATAAAGATTTTCACCTAG